The following proteins come from a genomic window of Paenibacillus spongiae:
- a CDS encoding CysS/YqeB C-terminal domain-containing protein, protein MGFIVRDEGKRQYWRQVP, encoded by the coding sequence ATGGGATTCATCGTCCGCGATGAAGGGAAGAGGCAGTATTGGCGGCAGGTACCGTAG
- a CDS encoding TetR/AcrR family transcriptional regulator, whose protein sequence is MNQRNVEDKRHLRSLKTRSKLLEAAKEVFLQEGFHKATIKQMINKAGIGYGTAYVHFEGKEDLLIVLMEDVMERFFEIAEISFLPKSKQEAEEIINKQANAFLKTAEAERDMMQVFEQAIGVSSIVSDKWKVIRGKFIQRISKDVAYAQQNGLARSGINHEIVARGWFFTNEMYLWEIVRDEHHGSVEEIAATITSVYVTGLYI, encoded by the coding sequence ATGAACCAACGTAATGTAGAGGATAAAAGACATTTGCGCTCACTGAAAACAAGAAGCAAATTATTGGAGGCCGCGAAGGAAGTTTTTCTTCAGGAAGGCTTTCATAAAGCGACGATCAAGCAAATGATTAACAAAGCGGGGATCGGATACGGCACGGCCTATGTTCATTTTGAGGGAAAAGAAGATCTTCTGATTGTATTGATGGAGGATGTCATGGAACGATTTTTTGAAATTGCCGAGATCTCCTTCCTGCCAAAATCGAAACAAGAAGCCGAGGAAATCATTAACAAACAAGCGAATGCTTTCTTAAAAACGGCGGAAGCCGAACGGGATATGATGCAAGTTTTTGAACAGGCCATTGGGGTTTCTTCTATAGTGTCGGATAAATGGAAAGTTATTCGGGGAAAATTTATTCAGCGTATTTCAAAAGACGTTGCCTATGCACAGCAAAATGGACTGGCCAGATCCGGAATAAATCATGAGATCGTGGCACGGGGCTGGTTTTTTACGAATGAAATGTACCTCTGGGAAATTGTCCGGGACGAACATCATGGTTCTGTCGAAGAGATCGCTGCAACGATCACTTCCGTGTATGTCACAGGGCTTTATATATAG